One genomic segment of Profundibacter amoris includes these proteins:
- a CDS encoding type IV pili methyl-accepting chemotaxis transducer N-terminal domain-containing protein, translating into MKLAVICRLAVGVSIALGSVIAVPDVAIAKPDAVTVAKRRINLAGRQQMLTQRIVSASCFITSDVERSKHIGMLAIAYEQFSSTHESLIKGNRELGLESEIHPNIVVALSKADDLWGGLQPTIVNILNGDIGADGVDLGGMDKTGLELMGDVDTAARMITRTYGENLPDLPLILAMTIDLASRQRVLAQKATKEYCLIQAGIEPDANRANLAKTVNLFNLTLDALIDGYAGVVLGAPNDAIRNKLNEVKEIWESSNKIFQAVATGQQVTDRETRIMIGSVEKALKKLNRVVRAYEQVKDAS; encoded by the coding sequence ATGAAACTTGCAGTAATATGTCGTCTGGCTGTTGGGGTATCCATTGCATTGGGCAGTGTAATTGCTGTTCCCGATGTGGCAATCGCCAAACCGGATGCCGTGACAGTGGCCAAACGGCGTATCAATCTGGCAGGGCGGCAGCAAATGCTGACACAGCGGATTGTCAGCGCTTCCTGTTTTATCACGTCGGATGTCGAACGAAGCAAACACATCGGCATGCTGGCCATTGCTTATGAGCAGTTCTCTTCAACCCACGAAAGCCTGATCAAAGGGAATCGTGAATTGGGGCTGGAGTCCGAAATCCACCCGAATATTGTGGTGGCCCTTTCAAAGGCAGATGATTTATGGGGGGGGCTTCAGCCGACAATAGTGAACATCCTGAACGGGGATATTGGCGCGGATGGCGTCGATCTTGGGGGCATGGATAAAACCGGGCTTGAATTGATGGGTGATGTCGATACCGCAGCCAGGATGATAACCCGGACCTATGGTGAAAATTTGCCGGATTTACCGCTTATTCTGGCAATGACCATTGATCTGGCAAGCCGCCAGCGGGTGCTGGCCCAAAAGGCAACCAAGGAATATTGTCTGATACAGGCCGGTATCGAACCGGATGCCAACCGCGCCAATCTGGCAAAGACAGTAAATCTGTTCAACCTTACCCTTGACGCATTGATTGACGGATATGCCGGGGTTGTTTTGGGCGCCCCCAACGATGCTATCCGCAACAAATTGAACGAGGTGAAAGAGATTTGGGAGTCCTCAAACAAGATATTTCAGGCCGTTGCAACCGGTCAGCAGGTTACAGACCGGGAAACCCGTATCATGATCGGCAGCGTTGAGAAGGCTTTGAAGAAACTGAACCGGGTTGTACGCGCCTATGAACAGGTCAAGGACGCATCATAG
- a CDS encoding alpha/beta fold hydrolase, with product MKPLFIEPANARLRYHDLAGEGAPCIFIHGLGCAASCDYPQVASDPTLAGRRMLLVDLLGSGFSDQPEDFSYSIRDQAQTIVALIEHIGVGSVDIFGHSMGGAIAIEAARLLGDQVQHLVLSEPNLDAGGGYYSRKISGMAEADYVAKGHNDLVEASRLDGSGIWAASLLASAPFAVHRGAVSLLAGGNPEWREMLYSMPVSKVVIFGSQSLPDNDTEELPLNGVHVGVVPDAGHMMAWENPSGLAHAIREATL from the coding sequence ATGAAGCCTCTATTTATCGAACCGGCAAACGCACGCCTTCGCTATCATGATCTCGCAGGCGAGGGCGCACCATGCATCTTTATCCACGGCCTTGGGTGTGCTGCATCATGTGACTACCCGCAAGTTGCATCTGATCCTACGCTTGCTGGACGGCGGATGTTGCTGGTAGATCTTCTTGGTTCCGGTTTCAGTGATCAGCCCGAAGATTTCAGCTATTCAATCAGGGATCAGGCGCAGACAATTGTAGCCCTTATCGAACATATCGGGGTTGGATCTGTCGATATTTTCGGCCACAGCATGGGTGGTGCGATTGCAATCGAAGCCGCACGGTTGCTTGGGGATCAAGTGCAACACCTTGTGCTGTCAGAACCCAATCTGGACGCAGGGGGCGGCTATTACAGCCGGAAAATTTCCGGGATGGCAGAGGCGGATTATGTTGCCAAAGGACATAATGATTTGGTCGAGGCTTCGCGTCTTGACGGGAGTGGCATCTGGGCCGCGTCGCTGTTGGCAAGCGCCCCTTTTGCGGTTCACAGGGGGGCGGTTTCGCTGCTGGCAGGCGGTAATCCCGAATGGCGTGAAATGCTATACTCAATGCCGGTTTCAAAGGTCGTGATTTTCGGCAGCCAGTCTTTGCCCGATAACGATACCGAAGAGCTGCCGTTGAATGGCGTTCATGTGGGGGTGGTGCCGGATGCGGGGCATATGATGGCATGGGAAAATCCGTCAGGATTGGCCCATGCCATTCGAGAGGCGACCCTTTAG
- a CDS encoding GNAT family N-acetyltransferase: MRETKDDWWEVEALYDLCFAPGREALSSYRLRDGVDPVADLCLVARDEGGIIGGAIRYWPVLVGGAKVLLLGPVAVHPTRQGEGLGGVLIRQSLDKAQALGWERVLLVGDEPYYKRFGFLRIDGVVMPPPTNPARVLARALSEGAWDGVRGDVVRINENNKE, from the coding sequence ATGCGGGAAACCAAAGACGACTGGTGGGAGGTCGAGGCACTCTATGATCTGTGCTTTGCCCCGGGACGCGAGGCGTTGTCGTCCTACCGGCTGCGCGATGGCGTCGATCCGGTGGCCGACCTGTGCCTTGTGGCGCGGGACGAAGGCGGCATCATCGGCGGTGCGATCCGCTATTGGCCGGTGCTGGTGGGCGGGGCAAAGGTGCTGTTGCTGGGGCCGGTGGCGGTGCATCCCACACGGCAGGGCGAGGGGCTGGGCGGTGTGCTGATCCGGCAGTCGCTGGACAAGGCGCAGGCGCTGGGCTGGGAACGGGTGCTGCTGGTGGGGGACGAGCCTTATTACAAACGGTTCGGTTTTTTGCGCATTGACGGTGTGGTGATGCCGCCACCAACCAATCCGGCACGGGTTCTGGCGCGGGCACTGAGTGAAGGGGCCTGGGATGGTGTGCGGGGGGATGTGGTGCGGATAAATGAAAATAACAAGGAATAG
- a CDS encoding S-methyl-5'-thioadenosine phosphorylase has translation MTDTVIGIIGGSGVYDIDGLQGATWQSVDSPWGNPSDDILTGTLDGVKMAFLPRHGRGHVHSPTTVPYRANIDALKRLGVTDVISVSACGSFREEMAPGDFVIVDQFIDRTFAREKSFFGTGCVAHVSVAHPTCPRLSDACEVAAKEAGITVHKGGTYLAMEGPQFSTLAESRMYREVWNCDVIGMTNMPEAKLAREAELCYASVAMITDYDSWHPDHGEVDVTEIIKTLTGNADKARNLVARLPALLGANRNPCEHHCDRALEYAILTAPDARDPALVAKLDAVAGRVLG, from the coding sequence ATGACAGATACAGTAATCGGCATCATCGGCGGCTCGGGCGTATATGACATTGACGGGCTGCAAGGCGCCACTTGGCAGAGCGTGGACAGCCCGTGGGGCAACCCCTCGGACGACATTCTGACCGGCACGCTGGACGGTGTGAAAATGGCCTTCCTGCCCCGTCACGGGCGCGGTCATGTCCATTCCCCCACCACGGTCCCTTACCGCGCCAATATCGATGCGCTGAAACGGCTGGGGGTGACCGATGTGATCTCGGTTTCCGCCTGCGGGTCGTTCCGCGAGGAAATGGCGCCTGGCGATTTTGTCATTGTGGACCAGTTCATCGACCGCACCTTTGCGCGCGAGAAATCCTTTTTCGGCACCGGTTGTGTGGCGCATGTGTCAGTAGCCCACCCCACCTGCCCGCGCCTGTCTGATGCCTGCGAGGTCGCGGCCAAAGAAGCTGGCATCACCGTGCACAAAGGCGGCACCTATCTGGCGATGGAAGGCCCGCAGTTCTCGACCCTTGCGGAAAGCAGAATGTATCGCGAGGTCTGGAATTGTGACGTGATCGGCATGACCAACATGCCCGAAGCCAAACTGGCCCGCGAGGCCGAGCTTTGCTACGCCTCGGTCGCGATGATCACCGATTACGACAGCTGGCATCCGGATCATGGCGAGGTGGACGTGACCGAAATCATCAAAACCCTGACCGGCAACGCCGACAAGGCCCGCAATCTGGTCGCCCGCCTGCCCGCACTGCTGGGCGCCAACCGCAACCCTTGCGAACACCACTGCGACCGCGCGCTGGAATACGCCATCCTGACAGCGCCAGACGCCCGCGATCCGGCGCTGGTGGCGAAGCTGGACGCGGTGGCAGGAAGGGTGTTGGGGTAG
- a CDS encoding DUF2269 family protein has protein sequence MDPYLTLKWLHILSSTVLFGTGMGTAFQMVWAWRTGRVETIHSVASGVVVADWIFTTPAGFIQPLTGYLLILQQGYDWNEPWLLLTYALYTLAFICWAPVVHLQIKIRDLAGTALANNTPLPDQARKYFRLWFVLGWPAFAALIWVFWLMINRPDISL, from the coding sequence ATGGACCCGTACCTGACCCTGAAGTGGCTGCATATCCTGTCGTCAACAGTTCTGTTCGGCACCGGCATGGGCACCGCATTCCAGATGGTCTGGGCCTGGCGCACAGGTAGGGTGGAAACCATCCACTCGGTCGCCTCGGGCGTGGTTGTGGCCGACTGGATATTCACCACCCCCGCCGGATTTATCCAACCGCTCACCGGCTACCTGCTGATCCTGCAACAAGGGTATGACTGGAACGAACCATGGCTGCTGCTGACCTATGCCCTCTACACACTGGCCTTTATCTGCTGGGCGCCCGTCGTTCACCTGCAAATCAAAATACGCGATCTGGCCGGAACGGCATTGGCCAACAACACCCCCCTACCGGATCAGGCCCGCAAATATTTCCGCCTGTGGTTTGTTTTGGGATGGCCCGCCTTTGCTGCCCTGATCTGGGTGTTCTGGCTGATGATCAACCGGCCCGACATTTCTCTATAA
- a CDS encoding SDR family oxidoreductase → MPAPQTLLLGAAGFIGQHIAIALRDAGHNVLACARDTRRLTAMGFDTLAADLTDPATHSPEFWRPHVENCTRVINCAGLLTGRDADFEAVHVAAPQAVYAALPATARGVLISAIGINADTPFATYRRRGEKAAQAAPIPVTILRPGLVLADGSYGGSSLARALAALPMVTPVVGNGNQPFNPIHADDLAALAIEAINADTPAQPIEIGGPGEITQAALLTSLRAWLGLRPARILHLPLPLARLMGRIGDSLRLAPISATSVQQLEQGVATDITEQSRHFQTRPRGFAAFLRARPSQTQDLWHARLYLLRPVLRLTLALMWLASGLIGLLLPVDSFLPYVSGLLPDTMLIVAARITGAIDLLIALALLRAWRLKQIAWLQFAMVAGYTVGLTLINPALWLAPFGGLLKNLPILVLIMIHRVLEEER, encoded by the coding sequence ATGCCCGCCCCCCAAACCCTCCTCCTTGGTGCCGCCGGTTTCATCGGCCAGCACATCGCCATCGCTCTGCGGGATGCTGGCCACAATGTGCTGGCCTGTGCCCGCGATACCCGTCGTCTAACCGCGATGGGGTTTGACACGCTGGCAGCCGATCTAACCGATCCCGCCACCCACAGCCCCGAATTCTGGCGCCCGCATGTGGAAAACTGCACCCGCGTGATCAACTGCGCCGGACTGCTGACCGGACGGGATGCGGATTTTGAGGCCGTCCATGTCGCCGCCCCGCAGGCCGTCTATGCCGCCCTGCCCGCCACAGCCCGCGGTGTGCTGATCTCGGCCATCGGGATCAATGCCGACACCCCCTTTGCCACCTATCGCCGCCGAGGCGAAAAGGCCGCCCAAGCCGCCCCGATCCCCGTCACCATCCTGCGGCCCGGTCTGGTGCTGGCCGATGGCAGCTATGGCGGCTCGTCCCTTGCCCGTGCACTGGCCGCCCTGCCAATGGTCACGCCCGTGGTCGGCAACGGCAATCAACCCTTCAACCCGATCCATGCCGATGATCTGGCCGCGCTGGCGATCGAGGCGATCAACGCCGACACCCCCGCGCAGCCAATCGAAATCGGCGGACCCGGGGAAATCACCCAAGCCGCTCTGCTCACATCCTTGCGCGCCTGGCTGGGCCTACGCCCAGCCCGTATCCTGCATCTGCCCCTGCCGCTGGCCCGCCTTATGGGGCGCATAGGGGATTCCCTGCGCCTTGCCCCGATCTCGGCCACATCGGTGCAACAGCTGGAACAGGGCGTGGCCACAGACATAACCGAGCAATCCCGCCATTTCCAAACCCGCCCGCGCGGCTTTGCGGCTTTTCTGCGCGCCCGCCCCTCGCAAACCCAAGACCTGTGGCACGCCCGCCTTTACCTGCTGCGCCCTGTTCTGCGGCTGACCTTGGCGCTGATGTGGCTGGCCTCGGGGCTGATCGGCCTGCTGCTGCCTGTCGACAGCTTCCTGCCCTATGTCTCTGGCCTGTTGCCCGACACCATGCTGATTGTTGCCGCCCGCATCACCGGCGCCATAGACCTGCTGATCGCTCTGGCCCTGCTGCGCGCATGGCGACTGAAACAGATTGCATGGCTGCAATTCGCAATGGTCGCGGGCTATACAGTGGGGCTGACCCTGATCAACCCCGCCCTCTGGCTGGCCCCGTTCGGCGGGTTGCTGAAAAACCTGCCGATCCTTGTGCTGATCATGATCCACCGCGTGCTGGAAGAGGAACGATAG
- a CDS encoding tryptophanase — protein MKTIIEPFRIKAVEPIRMTTRKERREKLAAANHNVFTLASDDVLIDLLTDSGTGAMSSEQWAAIMRGDESYAGSPSFERFQAAIRNLMPFDHIIPTHQGRAAEAILFSILGGPGKNFPSNTHFDTTRGNIEAGGARGHDLLIDEGKDPANLHPFKGNMDLEKLENYLQEHGDSVPCVMLTITNNAGGGQPVSLENIHAVAEIAHAHGRPFIIDGCRFAENAWFIKQREKGQQDRSIPDIVRDCFSVADGMTMSAKKDAFANIGGWLALNDPELAELARARLIQTEGFPTYGGLAGRDLDAIAQGLTEIVDEDYLRYRIRTNEYIIERLDSLGIPVVKPAGGHAVFIDAKALLPHIPPLEYPGYSVAAALYEIGGIRCAEIGSVMFGRQPDGSEKPAMMELVRMAIPRRTYTQSHADYIIECFAELAAKKDSLRGYRITWEPKLMRHFTCKFEPLG, from the coding sequence ATGAAAACCATCATCGAACCATTCCGTATCAAAGCCGTTGAACCCATCCGCATGACCACCCGCAAGGAACGGCGGGAAAAACTGGCGGCGGCCAACCACAATGTTTTCACCCTTGCCTCGGACGATGTGCTGATCGACCTGCTGACCGACAGCGGCACCGGCGCGATGAGTAGCGAGCAATGGGCCGCCATCATGCGCGGCGACGAAAGCTATGCCGGATCCCCATCATTCGAGCGCTTTCAGGCCGCCATCCGCAACCTGATGCCGTTTGACCACATCATCCCCACCCATCAGGGCCGCGCCGCCGAGGCGATCCTGTTTTCCATCCTTGGCGGGCCGGGCAAGAATTTTCCCTCGAACACCCATTTCGACACCACCCGTGGCAATATCGAAGCCGGTGGCGCGCGCGGACATGATCTGTTGATTGACGAGGGCAAAGACCCCGCCAACCTGCATCCGTTCAAGGGCAATATGGACCTTGAGAAATTGGAGAACTACTTGCAGGAACACGGCGACAGCGTGCCTTGCGTGATGCTGACCATCACCAACAACGCCGGTGGCGGCCAGCCGGTCAGCCTTGAAAACATCCATGCGGTGGCCGAAATCGCCCACGCCCATGGCCGCCCCTTTATCATCGACGGATGCCGCTTTGCCGAAAACGCGTGGTTCATCAAACAGCGCGAAAAGGGACAGCAGGACCGCTCTATCCCCGACATCGTGCGCGATTGTTTTTCGGTGGCCGACGGCATGACGATGAGCGCCAAAAAGGACGCCTTTGCCAATATCGGCGGCTGGCTGGCGCTGAACGATCCCGAGTTGGCCGAACTGGCCCGCGCCCGCCTGATCCAGACCGAGGGCTTTCCGACCTACGGCGGACTTGCCGGCCGTGATCTGGATGCCATCGCACAGGGGCTGACCGAAATCGTGGACGAGGATTACCTGCGCTACCGCATCCGCACCAACGAATATATCATCGAGCGACTGGATTCGCTGGGTATTCCCGTGGTCAAACCGGCGGGCGGGCATGCGGTGTTCATCGACGCCAAAGCATTGCTGCCCCACATCCCGCCGCTGGAATATCCGGGCTATTCGGTCGCCGCCGCGCTCTATGAAATCGGCGGGATACGCTGTGCCGAAATCGGCTCGGTGATGTTTGGCCGCCAACCGGACGGCAGCGAAAAACCGGCGATGATGGAACTGGTCCGCATGGCGATCCCGCGGCGCACCTATACGCAATCGCACGCCGATTACATCATCGAATGTTTCGCGGAACTGGCAGCGAAAAAGGACAGCCTGCGCGGCTATCGCATCACTTGGGAGCCAAAACTGATGCGGCATTTCACCTGCAAGTTTGAACCGTTAGGCTAA
- a CDS encoding c-type cytochrome: MKRTLAILAVLAAASPAFAEGDVAAGEKLFKKCKACHMIVNGDDVIFKGGKTGPNLYGVIGRAAGSQEDFTKYSAGLVALGEAGLVWDEENFTAWVTNPKEFLKAHDQPAKTGMSFKLKRGGEDVAAYLASLAPAPEATEGEASN, encoded by the coding sequence ATGAAACGTACACTTGCCATTCTTGCAGTTCTTGCTGCGGCATCTCCTGCATTTGCCGAGGGCGATGTTGCCGCCGGTGAAAAGCTATTCAAGAAATGTAAAGCCTGCCACATGATCGTCAACGGCGACGATGTGATCTTCAAAGGCGGCAAAACCGGCCCGAACCTTTATGGTGTGATTGGCCGCGCTGCCGGCTCGCAAGAGGACTTCACCAAATACAGCGCCGGTCTGGTTGCATTGGGCGAGGCCGGTCTGGTCTGGGATGAAGAAAACTTTACCGCTTGGGTCACCAACCCCAAAGAATTCCTGAAAGCACACGATCAGCCCGCCAAAACCGGCATGTCGTTCAAGCTGAAACGCGGTGGCGAAGATGTTGCGGCCTATTTGGCCAGCCTTGCACCTGCACCGGAAGCAACCGAGGGTGAAGCCTCTAACTAA
- the ipdC gene encoding indolepyruvate/phenylpyruvate decarboxylase, producing MSETLATALLHALKSRGARNIFGIPGDFVLPFFRVIEDSNILPFYTLSHEPSVGYAADASARISSTLGVAVITYGAGALNMVNAVAQAYAEKSPLVVISGGPGKGEGELGLGLHHQVKTLNSQLEIYKELTCDQTVLNNPATAPADIARVLDSAQKQSRPVYIEIPRDLVDAPCGPVPAYTPDTPDMDAARACATEILTRLKSAKSPAILIGVESRRYGLENKIGKLCKTLGIPVATSFMGRGLFAEHDLPLLGTYLGTAGDEHIAQSIEGADALLMLGVITSDTNFGVSGKNIDMRGAISAFDNAVDFAHYSYPNITLETLIDAMAEIAEPIGKATGNHKPAYSRGLPDDDTPLSPSHIATAVNDLFATHGRMPIASDMGDCFFTGLEIENTEFAGPGYYASMGPGVPAGMAIAASGKRPIVLVGDGAFQMTGWELGNCRKYGWAPIVILFNNKSWEMLRTFQPGPGYHDLDDWHYAQIAPHLGGKGVRVQTCAELKQALEVAHADDSCFQLIEVMLERGDVSDTLAGFVDAVRKMSALGNE from the coding sequence ATGTCGGAAACCCTCGCCACCGCCCTTCTGCACGCCTTGAAATCCCGTGGAGCCAGGAACATCTTCGGCATTCCCGGCGATTTTGTCCTGCCGTTTTTCCGCGTGATCGAGGACAGCAATATCCTGCCATTCTATACCCTGTCCCACGAACCCAGCGTGGGCTATGCCGCCGATGCCTCGGCGCGGATCAGCTCAACCCTTGGCGTGGCCGTGATCACCTATGGCGCGGGGGCGTTGAACATGGTGAACGCCGTGGCGCAGGCCTATGCGGAAAAATCCCCGCTGGTGGTGATCTCCGGCGGACCGGGCAAGGGCGAAGGCGAACTGGGCCTTGGCCTGCACCATCAGGTGAAAACCCTGAATTCCCAGCTGGAAATCTACAAGGAACTGACCTGCGACCAGACCGTGCTGAACAATCCGGCCACCGCCCCCGCCGACATCGCCCGCGTTCTGGACAGCGCACAAAAACAGTCCCGCCCCGTCTATATCGAAATCCCGCGCGATCTGGTCGATGCGCCCTGCGGTCCCGTTCCGGCCTATACCCCCGACACCCCCGACATGGACGCCGCCCGCGCCTGTGCCACCGAAATCCTCACCCGCCTGAAATCTGCCAAATCCCCCGCCATCCTGATTGGCGTTGAATCGCGGCGCTACGGGCTGGAAAACAAGATCGGCAAGCTTTGCAAAACCCTCGGCATCCCAGTCGCCACCAGCTTCATGGGGCGCGGGCTGTTTGCCGAACATGATCTGCCGCTGCTGGGCACCTATCTGGGCACCGCGGGCGACGAACATATCGCCCAAAGCATCGAGGGTGCGGATGCCCTGTTGATGCTGGGCGTGATCACCAGCGACACCAATTTCGGCGTATCCGGCAAAAACATCGACATGCGCGGGGCCATTTCCGCCTTTGATAACGCCGTGGATTTTGCCCATTACAGTTACCCGAACATCACACTGGAAACCCTGATCGACGCGATGGCAGAGATTGCCGAACCCATCGGCAAGGCCACGGGCAACCATAAACCGGCCTATTCCCGCGGCCTGCCTGATGATGACACGCCGTTGTCGCCGTCACATATCGCCACCGCTGTGAATGATCTGTTCGCCACGCATGGGCGGATGCCGATTGCGTCCGACATGGGCGACTGTTTCTTCACCGGTCTTGAAATCGAAAACACCGAATTCGCCGGTCCGGGCTATTACGCCTCGATGGGGCCGGGGGTGCCGGCGGGCATGGCGATTGCGGCATCCGGCAAACGGCCGATCGTGCTGGTTGGCGACGGGGCCTTCCAGATGACCGGCTGGGAGCTGGGCAATTGCCGCAAATACGGCTGGGCACCGATTGTGATCCTGTTCAACAACAAAAGCTGGGAAATGCTGCGCACCTTCCAGCCCGGCCCCGGCTATCACGATCTGGACGATTGGCATTACGCCCAAATCGCGCCGCATCTGGGCGGCAAGGGGGTGCGGGTGCAAACCTGTGCCGAATTGAAACAGGCGCTCGAGGTGGCCCATGCCGACGACAGTTGCTTCCAGTTGATCGAGGTGATGCTGGAGCGGGGCGATGTATCGGACACGCTGGCAGGTTTTGTCGATGCGGTGCGCAAAATGTCGGCGCTGGGGAATGAATAA
- the lipB gene encoding lipoyl(octanoyl) transferase LipB — MTGKPMVEWIISSGLTDYDFAVSEMEKRADAIAAGTADEAIWLVEHPPLYTAGTSAKPADLTDPDRFPVYTSKRGGQYTYHGPGQRVAYAMLDVGKRGRDVRKFVQQLEDWVICTLEQFNVKGERREGRVGVWVVRDDKPLNAGGSQAEDKIAAIGVRLRKWVSFHGISINVEPDLEHYNGIVPCGITQYGVTSLVDLGRPVGMADVDVALRHCFGKVFGD; from the coding sequence ATGACAGGTAAGCCAATGGTTGAATGGATCATCTCCTCCGGTCTGACGGATTATGATTTCGCGGTTTCCGAGATGGAAAAACGGGCGGATGCCATCGCCGCCGGTACCGCCGACGAGGCAATCTGGCTGGTCGAGCACCCGCCCCTTTATACCGCCGGCACCAGCGCCAAACCTGCTGACCTGACCGATCCTGACCGCTTCCCCGTCTATACCTCCAAACGGGGCGGGCAGTATACCTATCACGGCCCGGGCCAGCGGGTGGCCTATGCCATGCTGGATGTTGGCAAACGGGGGCGCGATGTGCGCAAATTCGTGCAGCAGCTTGAGGATTGGGTGATCTGCACGCTGGAGCAGTTCAACGTCAAAGGCGAACGCCGCGAGGGGCGTGTCGGGGTCTGGGTTGTGCGGGATGACAAGCCGCTGAATGCCGGCGGTTCACAGGCCGAGGACAAAATCGCCGCCATCGGGGTGCGTTTGCGCAAATGGGTCAGTTTTCACGGGATTTCGATCAATGTGGAACCGGATCTGGAGCATTACAACGGCATCGTGCCCTGCGGCATCACGCAATACGGGGTAACCAGTCTGGTTGACCTTGGTCGACCTGTGGGAATGGCCGATGTGGATGTTGCATTAAGGCACTGTTTCGGTAAGGTATTCGGAGATTAA
- a CDS encoding flavin reductase family protein, which produces MFYQPENGHSLPHNPFSAIVSPRPIGWISTRGKDGVDNLAPYSFFNAVAYEPPQVMFASTSLKEGRHMGKDSVANIDETGVFCVNIVEYAMRDMMNDTSASHPEGGDEFTHAGVERAECETIACSRVATAPATLECKLLQIVPLAGEHNLIVIGQVTGVHLRDDCIKDGVFDVTCYQPLARLGYQDYTRVEGLFSLKRPE; this is translated from the coding sequence ATGTTTTATCAACCCGAAAACGGCCACTCGCTGCCGCACAACCCTTTTTCCGCCATCGTGTCTCCGCGCCCGATCGGCTGGATCTCGACCCGTGGCAAGGACGGGGTGGACAACCTTGCCCCCTATTCGTTTTTCAACGCCGTGGCCTACGAGCCGCCACAGGTGATGTTCGCCTCGACCTCTCTGAAAGAGGGGCGGCACATGGGCAAGGACAGCGTGGCCAATATCGACGAAACCGGCGTGTTTTGTGTGAACATCGTGGAATATGCGATGCGGGATATGATGAACGACACTTCGGCCAGCCACCCCGAGGGCGGCGACGAATTCACCCATGCGGGGGTGGAGCGGGCGGAATGCGAAACCATAGCCTGTTCGCGGGTGGCCACGGCACCGGCAACGCTGGAATGCAAATTGCTGCAAATCGTGCCACTGGCAGGGGAGCACAACCTGATCGTGATTGGCCAGGTCACCGGCGTGCATCTGCGGGATGATTGCATCAAGGACGGGGTGTTCGACGTGACCTGCTACCAGCCGCTGGCGCGCCTTGGCTATCAGGATTATACGCGGGTGGAGGGGCTATTCAGTTTGAAGCGGCCGGAGTAG